A window of the Mus pahari chromosome 1, PAHARI_EIJ_v1.1, whole genome shotgun sequence genome harbors these coding sequences:
- the Ubfd1 gene encoding ubiquitin domain-containing protein UBFD1: MLKRGRGRPGKRRRRVSIETSTCFRPACVKLGAGAGANLRQLASSRRPLRSRWVLYTIIMAAAGAPDGMEEPGMDTEAEAVATEAPARPLNCVEAEAAVGAAAEDSCDARGNLQPAPAQPPGDPAAQASVSNGEDAGGGVGKELVDLKIIWNKTKHDVKVPLDSTGSELKQKIHSITGLPPAMQKVMYKGLVPEDKTLREIKVTSGAKIMVVGSTINDVLAVNTPKDAAQQDAKSEENKKEPLCRQKQHRKVLDKGKPEDVMPSVKGAQERLPTVPLSGMYNKSGGKVRLTFKLEQDQLWIGTKERTEKLPMGSIKNVVSEPIEGHEDYHMMAFQLGPTEASYYWVYWVPTQYVDAIKDTVLGKWQYF; encoded by the exons ATGCTAAAGCGTGGCAGGGGCCGGCCCGGGAAGCGGAGGAGGCGGGTCTCCATAGAAACCTCCACCTGTTTCCGGCCAGCCTGTGTGAAATTAGGGGCTGGTGCGGGGGCCAATCTCCGCCAGCTCGCTTCTTCCCGGCGGCCCCTGCGGTCGCGGTGGGTGTTGTACACAATCATCATGGCGGCGGCCGGAGCCCCGGATG GCATGGAGGAGCCGGGCATGGACACGGAGGCCGAGGCTGTGGCCACCGAGGCGCCCGCACGGCCCCTCAACTGCGTGGAGGCCGAAGCAGCCGTAGGGGCAGCGGCGGAGGACTCCTGCGACGCGCGAGGTAACCTGCAGCCGGCCCCGGCCCAGCCCCCTGGGGACCCTGCGGCCCAGGCCTCGGTCAGCAACGGCGAGGACGCGGGCGGCGGTGTGGGCAAGGAGCTGGTGGATCTGAAGATAATCTGGAACAAGACCAAGCACGACGTGAAGGTCCCTCTGGACAGCACGGGGTCCGAGCTAAAGCAGAAGATTCACTCCATTACAG GTCTCCCACCTGCCATGCAGAAGGTCATGTATAAGGGACTTGTTCCTGAAGACAAGACGTTGAGAGAAATAAAAGTGACCAGTGGGGCCAAGATCATGGTGGTTGGTTCTACTATAAATGATGTCTTAGCAGTAAACACCCCGAAAGATGCTGCCCAGCAGGATGCAAAGTctgaagaaaacaagaaggagCCCCTCTGCAGGCAGAAG CAACACAGGAAAGTGTTGGACAAGGGAAAACCTGAAGATGTGATGCCGTCTGTTAAGGGTGCCCAG GAGCGCCTGCCAACGGTACCCTTGTCTGGCATGTACAATAAGTCTGGAGGGAAAGTGAGGCTCACCTTTAAGCTAGAGCAAGACCAGCTGTGGATCGGCACTAAAG AGCGGACTGAGAAACTGCCCATGGGCTCCATTAAAAATGTGGTCAGTGAACCTATTGAAGGACATGAAGACTACCACATGATG